CTCCTCCACCGCTTTGAAAACCGCCTGGTTCGCCCGCACCAGCGCTTTGCGAAGCTCGTCCCCGAACGGCTCGAGACTGCCCTTTCGCCCCCAGGCTTTTCTAGGCACCGCCTCGATCGACTCGCAGACCGACAACGTCACCAGCCGCGACGCGACCTCGCCGTTGCCGTGGCCACCCATGCCATCGGCGATCAGAAACAGCCCGCTCTCCGGGCGAATCGCGAAGTAGTCCTCGTTGGTCGAGCGACTCCTGCCCACGTCGGAACGAGCCGCTGCTGAAGAGTGAATGGCCAAACGACTCAGAACCTATTCTCGGGCCGGTATGAACTCAACCGGCCGACTTAGCCATCTGGAGGGCCGTTTGGAAGGCGGCTCGGACCTCGGCATCCTCGCCACCCCAGTCCAACGCCTCCTTGTACAGCCGCGCGGCTTCCGCGTACATGCCGCCGCTGTCAAAAGCCTTGGCGGCCTCTTTGAGGTACTTGGCGTTCATCGGCTCGAACTCGCAGGCCTTGGCGAAGGCGGCCCGGGCCCGCCCTTTGCCGCCGGGGCGCCTCTGACTGGCCACGCCGAGGCTGTACCAGGCCTTGGCGCTGGTCGGAGCCTCTCGCGTCGCCTGTTCCAGGTTCTCAATCGCTTGCGTAACGTCTCCGGAGCGCAGCGACTCGAGGCCTCTCGCTATGTAGACGCGAGCGGCCTCCTCAGCGGTCCCCTGCTGTGCCAGCGACGGACGCGAAAGCTCACTGTCGAGCAGCCTTCTGCGCTCACGATCGGTCAAAACGTTAAAGGCCTCGGTGATCTCCTGGAATTCCTCCTCCGCCTTGACCTTCTCCGCCCCCTGGAAACGATCCGGATGCCTTTCTCGGGCCAGCTCGAGAAACCGCTGCCGAATCTGCTTCTCGGTCGAGTTCTGAGCCACACCCAGAACCACGTAATAGTCTTTGGCCATCCTTATCGCGTATCTCCTAAGAACTCCGCGCAGCGCTCAATTTCGCTTTATTCTAT
Above is a window of bacterium DNA encoding:
- a CDS encoding DnaJ domain-containing protein is translated as MAKDYYVVLGVAQNSTEKQIRQRFLELARERHPDRFQGAEKVKAEEEFQEITEAFNVLTDRERRRLLDSELSRPSLAQQGTAEEAARVYIARGLESLRSGDVTQAIENLEQATREAPTSAKAWYSLGVASQRRPGGKGRARAAFAKACEFEPMNAKYLKEAAKAFDSGGMYAEAARLYKEALDWGGEDAEVRAAFQTALQMAKSAG